A genomic stretch from Thermodesulforhabdus norvegica includes:
- a CDS encoding MFS transporter: protein MRNTYAKGLIVSCFLTFGFYTGSYMRVPVVPVFARELGATIVLVGLINSVFFLTAGFLSLPMGYAADRLGTKTVAASGILLAALTSFLLTFARNPYHIIPIYFLFGLAVSSYGPTMMGYVARVAPPTHVGRAYGWYTTSLHTGISIGPAIGGWIADHFGYHNLFLSSALTLCCFPTLLLLLPEGNSAQPEPPSSKDKLKAKSSPKTVFKHPGLWGCWLITIGLCFGLGTFITFVPLHARDASVPLSLIGVIFLTQGILNALLRIPFGIWSDKTRHRERLILIGVLAVALALVVLGYATSFAVFMIGALLLGSGLALAFTSIGALIAIISPPEHKSSALGGYNAGIYLGFMLASATMGSFIKAFGYPKAFSASGLLILLLACIFRNLTKKA, encoded by the coding sequence GGGTCTGATAGTAAGCTGTTTTCTCACCTTCGGATTTTATACGGGTTCCTACATGCGGGTTCCCGTGGTGCCCGTTTTTGCAAGAGAGTTAGGAGCAACGATTGTCCTCGTCGGTCTGATAAACTCCGTCTTCTTTCTCACCGCCGGTTTTCTTTCACTTCCCATGGGTTATGCGGCCGACAGACTGGGAACCAAAACAGTAGCGGCTTCTGGCATTCTCCTGGCAGCTTTAACTTCATTCCTGCTGACCTTTGCCCGTAACCCCTACCACATAATCCCCATTTACTTCCTTTTCGGGCTGGCCGTATCTTCTTATGGACCCACCATGATGGGTTATGTCGCCCGGGTAGCTCCTCCAACCCACGTGGGAAGGGCCTACGGATGGTACACAACGTCGCTTCACACCGGAATAAGTATTGGCCCGGCCATAGGCGGATGGATTGCTGACCATTTCGGCTACCACAACCTGTTCCTCTCTTCGGCCCTTACCCTGTGTTGCTTTCCCACACTGTTACTCTTACTACCCGAAGGCAACTCCGCCCAGCCCGAACCACCATCATCGAAGGACAAACTCAAAGCAAAAAGCTCTCCGAAGACCGTCTTCAAACATCCCGGGCTATGGGGGTGCTGGCTCATAACGATCGGTCTCTGCTTTGGCCTGGGGACCTTCATAACCTTCGTACCTCTTCATGCCAGGGACGCTTCGGTACCTCTCTCGCTCATCGGGGTCATTTTCCTGACCCAGGGCATTCTTAATGCCCTCCTGAGAATCCCCTTCGGCATATGGAGCGATAAAACCAGACACAGGGAAAGGCTGATCCTTATCGGGGTTTTGGCAGTGGCGCTGGCACTGGTTGTGCTGGGATACGCCACTTCCTTTGCCGTTTTCATGATAGGAGCACTGCTTTTGGGAAGCGGTCTTGCCCTCGCTTTTACATCCATCGGCGCCCTGATTGCAATAATTTCTCCTCCGGAGCACAAAAGCAGTGCCCTCGGAGGTTATAACGCCGGGATATACCTGGGCTTTATGCTCGCTTCGGCAACCATGGGCTCCTTCATAAAAGCCTTTGGC